One genomic window of Solanum dulcamara chromosome 10, daSolDulc1.2, whole genome shotgun sequence includes the following:
- the LOC129905007 gene encoding two-component response regulator ARR18-like: MALKAMSMLSKGKKNIDAMIINVNSPDAHCFELLVQAAALNIVSLFVCDEHNEVLAKKAFDNGAYLYIKKPLDEVIVKHLWQFVLREKIQREKLIKGQAGKENMPITTEERSNNIHKTEKDGKYKLKRKRDTKSTKEINEGESQSSAINKTVTHKSCIVWNDDLHFKFTEAIEQLGEGRCYPTDILKVMNVPGLTKKQVSSHLQKWRRNSRPQKERRYIHRGSSSGSQQKNSYNTSLERKKRNSCKSFGRMPRLQTNIPNQIHKGPEFPPILNTNNIYASSTQQQFHHSQFQVQPHYLNPFLSVQNAAGSGIQQHNLLFGMLGSENPSFGRTNYRSGLAFNSGDHHNYGMDHHTQNDCSTMTPDVNVGTMIINGLGATNANFQQYTGEQNMFDLNSIIRTSDVNDIEGRDSNALEDCDAYFNFNNMDDLLQNPQSPSAIPPNEHDSDNNIEYPASKNSKLPDE; this comes from the exons TTGTATGTGATGAACACAATGAAGTCTTAGCAAAAAAGGCTTTTGACAATGGAGCTTACCTTTACATCAAAAAGCCACTTGATGAAGTAATTGTGAAACACTTGTGGCAATTTGTATTGAGggaaaaaatacaaagagagaaACTGATAAAAGGACAAGCAGGAAAGGAGAATATGCCTATTACTACTGAGGAACGGAGcaataatattcataagactGAAAAAGATGGAAAATACAAGTTGAAAAGGAAAAGAGACACAAAAAGTACAAAAGAGATTAATGAAGGAGAAAGTCAAAGCAGTGCTATTAATAAGACGGTTACGCATAAGAGCTGCATAGTATGGAATGATGATCTCCATTTCAAATTCACGGAAGCTATAGAACAACTTGGTGAAGGAA GATGTTACCCGACAGATATTCTTAAAGTGATGAACGTGCCCGGTCTTACCAAAAAACAAGTTTCTAGCCATCTTCAG aaATGGCGTAGGAATTCGAGACCTCAGAAAGAGCGAAGATATATTCATCGAGGATCCTCAAGTGGTTCTCAACAAAAAAATAGCTATAACACATcattagaaagaaagaaaagaaatagtTGTAAAAGTTTTGGAAGAATGCCTCGTCTTCAAACAAATATTCCAAATCAAATCCATAAAGGCCCAGAGTTTCCACCGATACTTAATACCAATAACATTTATGCAAGTTCAACTCAACAACAGTTTCATCACTCACAATTTCAGGTTCAACCCCACTACCTCAACCCATTTTTGTCGGTCCAAAACGCTGCTGGCAGTGGGATACAACAGCACAACCTGTTATTTGGAATGTTGGGTTCAGAAAACCCAAGTTTTGGGAGAACTAATTATAGATCTGGTCTGGCGTTTAATAGTGGGGATCATCATAATTACGGTATGGATCATCATACTCAAAATGATTGTAGCACAATGACTCCTGATGTAAATGTTGGAACAATGATAATAAATGGATTGGGTGCCACAAATGCTAATTTTCAGCAATATACTGGTGAACAAAACATGTTTGATCTGAATAGTATCATCAGGACTTCAGATGTGAATGATATTGAAGGAAGAGATTCAAATGCATTGGAAGATTGTGATGCGTATttcaatttcaataatatggATGATCTGCTCCAAAATCCTCAATCTCCAAGTGCTATCCCACCTAATGAACATGACA GTGACAACAACATCGAGTATCCAGCTTCCAAGAATAGCAAGCTTCCTGATGAATAA